The following are from one region of the Streptomyces rubrogriseus genome:
- a CDS encoding chitinase — protein sequence MIRRKIRLLAAALAATVLVPLGVATASAAPEGAAPTGAAADTCAVKSRPAGKVLQGYWENWDGAANGVHPPFGWTPITNPQIAAHGYNVLNAAFPVILSDGTALWEDGMDSGVKVATPAEMCAAKASGQTLLLSIGGATAGIDLNSTAVADRFVDTIVPILKTYNFDGIDIDIETGLTGSGNINQLSASQSNLIRIIDGVLARMPSNFGLTMAPETAYVTGGSIVYGSIWGAYLPIIKKYADNGRLWWLNMQYYNGSMYGCAGDSYSAGTVQGFTAQTDCLNKGLVIQGTTIRVPYDKQVPGLPAQPGAGGGHMSPSLVSQAWNHYNGSLKGLMTWSLNWDGSKNWTFGNNVKSLQGR from the coding sequence ATGATCCGCCGCAAGATCCGTCTACTGGCCGCCGCACTGGCGGCCACCGTTCTGGTCCCCCTGGGAGTCGCCACCGCGTCGGCGGCTCCCGAGGGCGCCGCCCCCACCGGCGCGGCCGCCGACACCTGCGCCGTGAAGTCGAGGCCCGCAGGCAAGGTCCTCCAGGGCTACTGGGAGAACTGGGACGGCGCCGCCAACGGCGTCCACCCGCCCTTCGGCTGGACCCCGATCACCAACCCCCAGATCGCCGCCCACGGCTACAACGTCCTCAACGCGGCCTTCCCGGTGATCCTCTCCGACGGGACGGCCCTGTGGGAGGACGGCATGGACTCCGGCGTGAAGGTGGCGACGCCCGCCGAGATGTGCGCGGCCAAGGCGTCTGGGCAGACGCTCCTGCTCTCCATCGGCGGCGCGACGGCCGGCATCGACCTCAACTCGACCGCGGTCGCGGACCGTTTCGTCGACACGATCGTCCCGATCCTCAAGACGTACAACTTCGACGGCATAGACATCGACATCGAGACCGGCCTGACCGGCAGCGGCAACATCAACCAGCTCTCGGCGTCCCAGTCCAACCTGATCCGCATCATCGACGGCGTACTGGCCCGCATGCCCTCCAACTTCGGCCTCACGATGGCCCCGGAGACGGCGTACGTCACCGGCGGCAGCATCGTCTACGGCTCGATCTGGGGCGCGTACCTGCCGATCATCAAGAAGTACGCGGACAACGGCCGCCTGTGGTGGCTGAACATGCAGTACTACAACGGCAGCATGTACGGCTGCGCCGGCGACTCCTACTCGGCCGGTACCGTGCAGGGCTTCACCGCCCAGACCGACTGCCTGAACAAGGGCCTGGTCATCCAGGGCACCACGATCCGGGTGCCCTACGACAAGCAGGTCCCGGGGCTGCCCGCCCAGCCCGGCGCGGGCGGCGGCCACATGTCGCCGTCCCTGGTCTCCCAGGCGTGGAACCACTACAACGGCTCCCTCAAGGGCCTGATGACCTGGTCCCTCAACTGGGACGGCTCGAAGAACTGGACCTTCGGCAACAACGTGAAGTCCCTACAGGGCCGCTGA
- a CDS encoding MFS transporter, which translates to MTETITSRPVRTGTPEASPALGGLGLFTVLLAAALPLVDFFIVNVALPTIGADLSASEAVLELVVAGYGVAYAVLLVLGGRLGDLFGRRRLFLGGMAAFGLTSLACGLAPDAWSLVAARVAQGASAAAMLPQVLATIQATTSGPRRAKAMGLYGATAGLSMVAGQILGGVLVAADIAGTGWRSVFLANVPVVLAGLFLAARAVPETRSARPEPVDVPGTFLLAASILTLLVPLTEGRAAGWPLWTWLSLAAFPFAAAAFYAVERRADRAGRTPLVPPSLFAIVSLRRGLLLIVPFSIGFSGFMFVIAVALQQGAGLGPVAAGLALAPLAVVFFLFSLAGPRLVARYGTRVVPTGAALQGVGLALMTLAAWRSWPDLGLVELLPGAAVAGAGQALQLPVVLRLVLSEVPAERAGVGSGVMVTTQQSSLALGVATLGTLFLSLTPGMGMRDALVTTLLVQFAGVVLTGLLSLRLPRTIV; encoded by the coding sequence GTGACCGAAACAATCACCTCACGTCCCGTCCGTACGGGCACCCCGGAAGCGTCGCCCGCACTCGGCGGCCTCGGGCTCTTCACGGTGCTGCTGGCCGCGGCGCTCCCGCTCGTCGACTTCTTCATCGTCAACGTCGCACTGCCCACCATCGGCGCGGACCTCTCCGCGAGCGAGGCGGTCCTGGAACTGGTCGTCGCCGGGTACGGGGTGGCGTACGCCGTGCTGCTGGTCCTAGGCGGCCGGCTCGGCGACCTCTTCGGCCGGCGCCGCCTGTTCCTGGGCGGCATGGCGGCCTTCGGGCTGACCTCGCTGGCCTGCGGCCTGGCGCCTGACGCCTGGTCGCTGGTGGCCGCGCGGGTGGCGCAGGGCGCCTCGGCCGCCGCGATGCTGCCGCAGGTGCTGGCGACCATCCAGGCGACCACGTCCGGCCCCCGACGCGCGAAGGCCATGGGCCTGTACGGGGCCACGGCCGGTCTGTCGATGGTGGCCGGCCAGATCCTCGGCGGCGTCCTGGTGGCGGCGGACATCGCGGGCACCGGCTGGCGTTCCGTCTTCCTCGCCAACGTCCCGGTCGTCCTCGCGGGCCTCTTCCTCGCCGCCCGCGCGGTCCCGGAGACCCGCTCCGCGCGCCCCGAGCCGGTGGACGTGCCCGGCACCTTCCTGCTGGCCGCCTCGATCCTGACCCTGCTGGTGCCGCTGACCGAGGGCCGGGCGGCGGGCTGGCCGCTGTGGACGTGGCTGTCGCTGGCGGCGTTCCCGTTCGCGGCGGCGGCGTTCTACGCGGTGGAGCGCCGGGCGGACCGCGCGGGCCGTACGCCGCTGGTCCCGCCGAGCCTGTTCGCGATCGTCTCGCTGCGTCGCGGCCTGCTGCTCATCGTGCCGTTCTCGATCGGCTTCAGCGGCTTCATGTTCGTCATCGCGGTGGCCTTGCAGCAGGGCGCGGGCCTGGGCCCGGTGGCCGCGGGCCTGGCCCTGGCGCCACTGGCGGTGGTGTTCTTCCTCTTCTCCCTCGCCGGCCCCCGGCTGGTCGCCCGCTACGGCACCCGCGTCGTCCCCACCGGCGCCGCCCTCCAGGGGGTGGGCCTGGCCCTGATGACGCTGGCCGCGTGGCGCTCCTGGCCCGATCTCGGCCTGGTGGAACTCCTGCCGGGCGCGGCGGTCGCGGGGGCCGGCCAGGCGCTCCAGCTCCCGGTCGTCCTCCGGTTGGTCCTCTCGGAGGTGCCCGCCGAACGCGCCGGCGTCGGCAGTGGCGTCATGGTCACCACCCAGCAGTCGTCCCTGGCCCTGGGGGTGGCCACCCTGGGCACCCTGTTCCTGTCGCTGACCCCGGGCATGGGCATGCGGGACGCCCTGGTGACGACGCTGCTGGTCCAGTTCGCCGGGGTAGTGCTGACCGGCCTGCTGAGCCTGCGCCTGCCCCGGACGATCGTCTGA
- a CDS encoding MmyB family transcriptional regulator — translation MTTTTAQETAVRVPARDAGSEIRRHELAAFLRSRRERIAPERVGLPRGRRRRTPGLRREEVAQLSAVGVTWYTWLEQARDIQVSVQVLDALARALLLDPTERTHLFQLAGSVDPTPATDCPAITPAVRALLEQFEPYPACVQNSRYDILAHNRTYGLLLCDLDAVPPEDRNCMVLCFTHEDWGSSIVHLEETQRLMAARFRATMAGHLAEPAWKMLLKRLRTQSPAFREAWERHEVVAHRGKRKEFLNRHVGRIRVDHTDLWLGPEPGPRMVTYAPADEDSRERLEKLHAIALEREPTGSG, via the coding sequence ATGACGACCACGACGGCTCAGGAGACGGCGGTGCGGGTCCCGGCCCGGGACGCGGGTTCGGAGATCCGGCGGCACGAACTGGCCGCCTTCCTGCGCAGCCGCCGCGAGCGCATCGCGCCGGAGCGGGTCGGGCTGCCCCGCGGACGACGGCGCCGGACCCCGGGGCTGCGGCGCGAGGAGGTCGCCCAGCTCTCGGCCGTCGGCGTCACCTGGTACACCTGGCTGGAGCAGGCCCGGGACATCCAGGTCTCCGTGCAGGTCCTCGACGCCCTCGCCCGCGCCCTGCTGCTCGACCCCACCGAGCGCACCCACCTCTTCCAGCTGGCGGGTTCCGTGGATCCGACGCCCGCGACGGACTGCCCGGCCATCACACCGGCCGTGCGCGCCCTGCTGGAGCAGTTCGAGCCGTACCCCGCCTGCGTGCAGAACAGCCGGTACGACATCCTCGCCCACAACCGGACGTACGGGCTGCTGCTGTGCGACCTGGACGCGGTGCCGCCCGAGGACCGCAACTGCATGGTCCTCTGCTTCACCCACGAGGACTGGGGGTCCTCCATCGTCCATCTGGAGGAGACCCAGCGGCTGATGGCGGCCCGGTTCCGCGCCACGATGGCCGGTCATCTCGCCGAGCCCGCCTGGAAGATGCTGCTCAAGCGGCTGCGCACCCAGTCGCCCGCCTTCCGCGAGGCCTGGGAGCGGCACGAGGTGGTCGCGCACCGGGGCAAGCGCAAGGAGTTCCTCAACCGGCACGTCGGCCGGATCCGCGTCGACCACACCGACCTGTGGCTCGGACCGGAACCGGGCCCCCGGATGGTGACCTACGCACCGGCCGACGAGGACTCCCGGGAGCGGCTGGAGAAGCTGCACGCGATCGCCCTGGAGCGGGAGCCGACCGGGTCGGGATGA
- a CDS encoding metal ABC transporter ATP-binding protein, protein MSDESVISLRGVRAELGSRPVLRGIDLTVRRGQVVALLGANGSGKSTAVRTIIGQVPVTAGEIELFGTPRRRFRDWARVGYVPQRTTAAGGVPATVTEVVSSGRLSRARFGVLRKADHEAVRRALDLVGMADRAKDSVNALSGGQHQRVLIARALAAEPELLIMDEPMAGVDLASQEVLAATLRKQVAAGATVLLVLHELGPLEPLIDRAVVLRDGCVVHDGPPPEAVGQHALPGHDHVHPHAPVGAEPIRTGLLS, encoded by the coding sequence GTGAGCGACGAGTCCGTCATATCCCTGCGTGGCGTCCGCGCCGAGCTGGGCTCACGCCCCGTCCTGCGCGGCATCGACCTCACCGTGCGGCGCGGCCAGGTGGTCGCGCTGCTCGGCGCCAACGGCTCGGGCAAGTCCACGGCCGTGCGCACGATCATCGGCCAGGTGCCGGTGACGGCCGGCGAGATCGAGCTGTTCGGCACCCCCAGGCGCCGCTTCCGCGACTGGGCGCGCGTGGGCTACGTCCCGCAGCGCACCACGGCCGCGGGCGGCGTCCCCGCCACGGTGACCGAGGTGGTCTCCTCGGGCCGGCTCTCCCGGGCCCGCTTCGGCGTCCTGCGCAAGGCCGACCACGAGGCCGTACGCCGCGCCCTCGACCTGGTCGGCATGGCCGACCGCGCCAAGGACTCGGTGAACGCCCTCTCCGGCGGCCAGCACCAGCGGGTGCTGATCGCCCGCGCGCTCGCCGCCGAACCCGAACTGCTGATCATGGACGAGCCGATGGCGGGCGTCGACCTGGCCAGCCAGGAGGTGCTGGCGGCGACCCTGCGCAAGCAGGTCGCGGCCGGGGCGACCGTCCTCCTCGTCCTGCACGAGCTGGGCCCCCTGGAGCCGCTGATCGACCGGGCCGTGGTGCTCCGCGACGGCTGCGTCGTGCACGACGGCCCGCCGCCCGAGGCGGTCGGCCAGCACGCGCTGCCCGGCCACGACCACGTCCACCCGCACGCACCGGTGGGCGCCGAACCGATCCGCACCGGCCTGCTGAGCTGA
- a CDS encoding zinc ABC transporter substrate-binding protein — translation MNVRRRRISGIAVTAATALGLGTLSACSSDSSAAGNTDKFDVVASFYPMEYLAEQIGGDHVNVTTLTEPGQEPHDLELSAKQTAQMGEADAVLYLKSLQPAVDEAIAQSDVKTKIDAASLTKLEDHGNVEHDHDHGGEEHADEHAEEEHAEGGEQALDPHVWLDPVKYAEIAQGVAESFEKADPDHADDYRKNAEALAKKLSGLDTAFKNGLAKTDSKVFFTNHAAFGYLAERYGLTQEAINGLDPESEPSPARIKELQQEAKADGVTTVFYETLVSDKTAKTLAKDAGLKTDVLDPLEGITDKSKGEDYVGVMEANLKALETALGAK, via the coding sequence ATGAACGTACGACGACGCCGTATATCCGGCATAGCAGTCACCGCGGCCACCGCGCTCGGCCTCGGCACCCTCTCCGCCTGCTCCAGCGACAGCTCGGCGGCGGGCAACACCGACAAGTTCGACGTCGTCGCGTCGTTCTACCCCATGGAGTACCTCGCCGAGCAGATCGGCGGGGACCACGTGAACGTCACCACGCTCACCGAGCCCGGCCAGGAGCCGCACGACCTGGAGCTGAGCGCCAAGCAGACCGCCCAGATGGGCGAGGCGGACGCGGTGCTCTACCTCAAGTCCCTCCAGCCCGCCGTGGACGAGGCCATCGCCCAGTCCGACGTGAAGACCAAGATCGACGCCGCCTCGCTGACCAAGCTGGAGGACCACGGCAACGTCGAGCACGACCATGACCACGGCGGCGAGGAGCACGCGGACGAGCACGCCGAGGAGGAGCACGCCGAGGGCGGGGAGCAGGCTCTCGACCCGCACGTCTGGCTGGACCCGGTGAAGTACGCCGAGATCGCCCAGGGCGTCGCCGAGTCCTTCGAGAAGGCCGACCCGGACCACGCCGACGACTACCGCAAGAACGCCGAGGCGCTGGCGAAGAAGCTGAGCGGCCTGGACACGGCGTTCAAGAACGGCCTGGCGAAGACCGACAGCAAGGTCTTCTTCACCAACCACGCCGCCTTCGGCTACCTCGCCGAGCGCTACGGCCTCACCCAGGAGGCCATCAACGGCCTCGACCCGGAGAGCGAGCCCAGCCCCGCCCGGATCAAGGAACTCCAGCAGGAGGCCAAGGCCGACGGCGTCACCACCGTCTTCTACGAGACACTGGTGTCCGACAAGACCGCGAAGACCCTCGCCAAGGACGCGGGCCTGAAGACGGACGTCCTCGATCCGCTGGAGGGCATCACCGACAAGTCCAAGGGCGAGGACTACGTCGGGGTCATGGAAGCCAACCTCAAGGCGCTCGAAACCGCCCTCGGCGCCAAGTAA
- the recO gene encoding DNA repair protein RecO: MSLFRDDGIVLRTQKLGEADRIITMLTRGHGRVRAVARGVRRTKSKFGARLEPFSHVDVQFFSKGSELVGRGLPLCTQSETIAPYGGGIVTDYGRYTAGTAMLETAERFTDHEGEPAVQQYLLLVGALRTLARGEHAPTLVLDAFLLRSLAVNGYAPTFGDCAKCGLPGPNRFFSVGSGGSVCVDCRVPGSVVPSPQALELLGALLAGDWGTADAAEPRYVREGSGLVSAYLHWHLERGLRSLRYVEK, from the coding sequence ATGAGTCTGTTCCGCGACGACGGCATCGTGCTGCGCACCCAGAAGCTGGGTGAGGCGGACCGGATCATCACCATGCTCACGCGCGGTCACGGGCGGGTACGCGCCGTGGCGCGCGGGGTGCGGCGCACGAAGTCGAAGTTCGGCGCGCGGCTGGAGCCGTTCTCGCACGTGGACGTGCAGTTCTTCTCGAAGGGCAGCGAGCTGGTCGGGCGCGGGCTGCCGCTGTGCACGCAGAGCGAGACGATCGCGCCGTACGGTGGCGGGATCGTCACGGACTACGGGCGGTACACCGCGGGGACCGCCATGCTGGAGACGGCCGAGCGGTTCACCGACCACGAGGGCGAGCCGGCGGTGCAGCAGTACCTGCTGCTGGTCGGCGCGCTCAGGACCCTCGCCCGGGGCGAGCACGCGCCGACGCTGGTGCTGGACGCGTTCCTGCTGCGCTCGCTGGCCGTGAACGGGTATGCCCCGACCTTCGGGGACTGCGCGAAGTGCGGCCTGCCCGGTCCCAACCGGTTCTTCTCGGTCGGCTCGGGCGGCTCCGTCTGCGTCGACTGCCGGGTGCCCGGCAGCGTCGTACCCTCGCCGCAGGCCCTGGAACTGCTCGGGGCGCTGCTTGCGGGAGACTGGGGCACGGCGGACGCGGCCGAGCCGCGGTACGTGCGGGAGGGGAGCGGACTGGTCTCCGCCTACCTGCACTGGCACCTTGAGCGGGGACTGCGCTCCCTGCGGTACGTCGAGAAGTAG
- a CDS encoding metal ABC transporter permease yields the protein MEILNYAFMQRALLAAVLVGITAPAIGIYLVQRRQALMGDGIGHVAMTGVGLGFLLSWSPVWMATVVSVLGAVLMELIRWYGKTRGDIALAMLFYGGMAGGVMFINLAPGGSNANLTSYLFGSLSTVSESDVTAICLLAAFVVLVTVGLRRQLFAVSQDEEFARVTGLPVRALNLLTAVTAAVTVTVAMRVVGLLLVSALMVVPVAAAQQLTRSFAATFAIAVALGVSVTIGGTVTSYYQDVPPGATIVLLTIGAFILLSVLAAPLARRRARALAAAQPAADPAECTIPATRGAADEVGV from the coding sequence ATGGAAATCCTGAACTACGCCTTCATGCAGCGGGCGCTGCTCGCCGCCGTCCTGGTCGGCATCACCGCCCCGGCCATCGGCATCTACCTGGTCCAGCGCCGCCAGGCCCTCATGGGCGACGGCATCGGCCACGTGGCGATGACCGGCGTCGGCCTCGGCTTCCTGCTCTCCTGGTCCCCGGTGTGGATGGCGACCGTGGTCTCCGTCCTCGGCGCGGTCCTCATGGAGCTGATCCGCTGGTACGGCAAGACCCGCGGCGACATCGCCCTCGCCATGCTCTTCTACGGCGGCATGGCGGGCGGCGTGATGTTCATCAACCTCGCGCCGGGCGGCTCCAACGCCAACCTCACCTCGTACCTCTTCGGCTCCCTGTCGACGGTCTCCGAGTCCGACGTGACCGCGATCTGCCTGCTCGCCGCCTTCGTGGTCCTGGTCACCGTCGGCCTGCGCCGCCAGTTGTTCGCCGTCAGCCAGGACGAGGAGTTCGCCCGGGTCACCGGCCTGCCGGTGCGCGCGCTGAACCTGCTGACGGCCGTCACGGCGGCGGTCACGGTGACCGTCGCGATGCGCGTCGTCGGCCTGCTGCTGGTCTCCGCGCTGATGGTGGTCCCGGTGGCCGCCGCGCAGCAGCTCACCCGCAGCTTCGCCGCCACCTTCGCGATCGCCGTCGCGCTCGGCGTGAGCGTGACGATCGGCGGCACGGTCACGTCGTACTACCAGGACGTGCCGCCCGGCGCGACGATCGTGCTGCTCACCATCGGCGCGTTCATCCTGCTGAGCGTGCTGGCCGCCCCGCTGGCCAGGCGACGCGCGCGGGCACTCGCCGCCGCGCAGCCCGCCGCGGATCCGGCGGAGTGCACGATTCCGGCCACCAGGGGGGCCGCCGACGAGGTCGGCGTCTGA
- a CDS encoding isoprenyl transferase, translating to MAVRGILGRQRREYRTPEPHPSGARPPKLGDLVPEHVAIVMDGNGRWAKERGLPRTEGHKVGAEQVMDVLQGAIEMGVGNISLYAFSTENWKRSPEEVRFLMNFNRDFIRKSRDTLDGLGVRVRWAGRMPRLWKSVAKELQVAQEQTKDNDRLTLYFCMNYGGRAEIADAAQALAEDVRAGKLDPSKVNEKTLAKYLYYPDMPDVDLFLRPSGEQRTSNYLLWQSAYAEMVFQDVLWPDFDRRDLWRACLEFASRDRRFGGAIPNEELLAMEGKFSPSGGTPSGGA from the coding sequence ATGGCCGTACGCGGGATTCTGGGGCGGCAGCGCCGGGAGTACAGGACGCCGGAGCCGCACCCCTCCGGCGCGCGGCCGCCGAAGCTCGGCGACCTGGTCCCGGAGCACGTGGCGATCGTCATGGACGGCAACGGGCGCTGGGCCAAGGAGCGCGGGCTGCCGCGCACCGAGGGGCACAAGGTGGGCGCCGAGCAGGTCATGGACGTGCTCCAGGGCGCGATCGAGATGGGCGTCGGGAACATCTCCCTGTACGCCTTCTCCACCGAGAACTGGAAGCGCTCGCCCGAAGAGGTGCGCTTCCTGATGAACTTCAACCGCGACTTCATCCGCAAGTCCCGCGACACCCTCGACGGTCTGGGCGTGCGGGTGCGCTGGGCGGGCCGGATGCCCCGGCTGTGGAAGTCGGTGGCCAAGGAGCTCCAGGTCGCGCAGGAGCAGACCAAGGACAACGACCGGCTGACGCTGTACTTCTGCATGAACTACGGCGGCCGGGCCGAGATCGCCGACGCGGCGCAGGCCCTCGCCGAGGACGTGCGGGCCGGGAAGCTCGACCCGTCGAAGGTGAACGAGAAGACGCTCGCGAAGTACCTGTACTACCCGGACATGCCGGACGTGGACCTGTTCCTGCGGCCGAGCGGTGAGCAGCGGACGTCGAACTACCTGCTCTGGCAGAGCGCGTACGCGGAGATGGTCTTCCAGGACGTCCTGTGGCCCGACTTCGACCGGCGCGACCTGTGGCGGGCCTGCCTGGAGTTCGCCTCCCGCGACCGCCGCTTCGGCGGCGCCATCCCCAACGAGGAGCTCCTGGCCATGGAGGGCAAATTCAGCCCGTCTGGGGGTACCCCTTCTGGGGGAGCTTGA
- a CDS encoding glycine--tRNA ligase → MAADKIDTIVSLSKRRGFVFPCSEIYGGQRAAWDYGPLGVELKENLKRQWWRYMVTSREDVVGLDSSVILAPEVWVASGHVATFTDPLTECTSCHKRFRADHLEEAYEEKKGHAPENGLADLNCPNCGNKGTFTEPKQFSGLLSTHLGPTQDSGSVAYLRPETAQGIFTNFAQVQTTSRRKPPFGIAQMGKSFRNEITPGNFIFRTREFEQMEMEFFVKPGEDEKWQEYWMEQRWNWYTGLGLREENMRWYEHPAEKLSHYSKRTADIEYRFSFGGSEWGELEGVANRTDYDLSSHAKASGQDLSYYDQEAQERWTPYVIEPAAGVGRAMLAFLLDAYIEDEAPNAKGKLEKRTVLRLDPRLSPVKVAVLPLSRNPELSPKAKGLAQALRQNWNIEFDDAGAIGRRYRRQDEIGTPFCVTVDFDTLDDNAVTVRERDTMKQERVSLDQIEGYLASRLVGC, encoded by the coding sequence GTGGCCGCCGACAAGATCGACACCATCGTCAGCCTGAGCAAGCGCCGTGGCTTCGTATTCCCGTGCAGTGAGATCTACGGCGGTCAGCGCGCCGCCTGGGACTACGGTCCGCTGGGTGTCGAGCTCAAGGAGAACCTCAAGCGCCAGTGGTGGCGCTACATGGTCACCTCGCGCGAGGACGTCGTCGGTCTCGACTCGTCCGTGATCCTGGCCCCCGAGGTCTGGGTCGCCTCCGGTCACGTCGCCACCTTCACGGACCCGCTGACCGAGTGCACCTCCTGCCACAAGCGGTTCCGCGCGGACCACCTGGAGGAGGCGTACGAGGAGAAGAAGGGCCACGCCCCGGAGAACGGCCTGGCCGACCTGAACTGCCCCAACTGCGGCAACAAGGGCACCTTCACCGAGCCCAAGCAGTTCTCCGGTCTGCTCTCCACCCACCTCGGCCCGACCCAGGACAGCGGCTCCGTCGCCTACCTGCGGCCCGAGACCGCCCAGGGCATCTTCACCAACTTCGCCCAGGTGCAGACCACTTCGCGGCGCAAGCCGCCGTTCGGCATCGCCCAGATGGGCAAGTCCTTCCGCAACGAGATCACGCCCGGCAACTTCATCTTCCGCACCCGCGAGTTCGAGCAGATGGAGATGGAGTTCTTCGTCAAGCCGGGCGAGGACGAGAAGTGGCAGGAATACTGGATGGAGCAGCGCTGGAACTGGTACACGGGCCTTGGTCTCCGTGAGGAGAACATGCGCTGGTACGAGCACCCGGCCGAGAAGCTCTCCCACTACTCCAAGCGCACCGCCGACATCGAGTACCGCTTCTCCTTCGGCGGCAGCGAGTGGGGCGAGCTGGAGGGTGTCGCCAACCGGACCGACTACGACCTCTCCTCGCACGCCAAGGCCTCCGGCCAGGACCTCTCCTACTACGACCAGGAGGCCCAGGAGCGCTGGACGCCGTACGTCATCGAGCCGGCGGCCGGTGTCGGGCGGGCGATGCTCGCGTTCCTGCTCGACGCGTACATCGAGGACGAGGCGCCGAACGCCAAGGGCAAGCTGGAGAAGCGCACCGTGCTGCGGCTCGACCCGCGGCTGTCCCCGGTGAAGGTCGCCGTGCTGCCGCTGTCCCGCAACCCGGAGCTGTCGCCGAAGGCGAAGGGGCTGGCGCAGGCGCTGCGGCAGAACTGGAACATCGAGTTCGACGACGCGGGCGCGATCGGGCGGCGGTACCGGCGTCAGGACGAGATCGGGACGCCGTTCTGCGTGACCGTCGACTTCGACACGCTGGACGACAACGCGGTGACCGTGCGGGAGCGGGACACGATGAAGCAGGAGCGTGTGTCTCTCGACCAGATCGAGGGGTACCTCGCTTCTCGGCTGGTTGGCTGCTGA
- a CDS encoding Fur family transcriptional regulator, with protein sequence MTTAGPPVKGRATRQRAAVSAALQEVEEFRSAQELHDMLKHKGDAVGLTTVYRTLQSLADAGEVDVLRTAEGESVYRRCSTGDHHHHLVCRACGKAVEVEGPAVEKWAEAIAAEHGYVNVAHTVEIFGTCADCAGASGG encoded by the coding sequence GTGACCACCGCTGGACCGCCCGTGAAGGGCCGCGCCACCCGGCAGCGGGCTGCCGTGTCGGCCGCCCTTCAGGAGGTCGAGGAGTTCCGCAGCGCGCAGGAGCTCCACGACATGCTCAAGCACAAGGGCGACGCGGTCGGGCTCACCACGGTCTACCGCACCCTTCAGTCCCTCGCCGACGCCGGCGAGGTCGACGTCCTGCGCACCGCCGAGGGCGAGTCGGTCTACCGGCGCTGCTCCACCGGCGACCATCACCACCACCTGGTCTGCCGCGCCTGCGGCAAGGCCGTCGAGGTGGAGGGCCCCGCCGTCGAGAAGTGGGCCGAGGCCATCGCCGCGGAGCACGGCTACGTCAACGTGGCGCACACGGTGGAGATCTTCGGCACCTGCGCCGACTGTGCGGGGGCCTCCGGCGGTTGA